From a single Ischnura elegans chromosome 7, ioIscEleg1.1, whole genome shotgun sequence genomic region:
- the LOC124162584 gene encoding 60S ribosomal protein L31 translates to MAKPKGDKKGKSAINEVVTREYTINLHKRLHGVGFKKRAPRAIKEIRKFAVKQMGTPDVRVDTRLNKQVWSKGIRNVPFRMRVRLSRRRNDDEDSPNKLYTLVTFVPVATFKGLQTENVDASQD, encoded by the exons ATGGCCAAGCCTAAAGGCGATAAGAAAGGCAAATCTGCCATCAATGAAGTTGTGACCCGAGAGTATACAATTAATCTTCACAAAAGGTTGCACGGAGTTGGTTTCAAGAAACGGGCGCCGCGCGCTATCAAGGAAATCCGCAAGTTCGCCGTGAAACAGATGGGAACCCCCGATGTTCGAGTTGATACTAGGCTGAATAAACAAGTTTGGTCCAAGGGTATTAG GAATGTACCTTTCCGCATGCGTGTCAGGCTCTCaaggaggaggaatgatgatGAAGACTCACCTAACAAATTGTACACATTGGTTACCTTTGTTCCAGTTGCAACATTTAAGGgtcttcaaacagaaaatgtaGATGCTAGCCAAGATTAA
- the LOC124162690 gene encoding uncharacterized protein LOC124162690, whose product MSASTEKLIESVKIHSILFDLAHQAYKNIRKKDQVWEGIGRSLGSSGDDLKRRWKNLRDSYAKHLLSEKTHTGQQCKGINRYRVWPWANQMQFLRQYLQFSPTESNLTVLEAEDVEKESPIEDGALAETLIRDSDETEVSSAQKVEETMTRKNTPTLKRKY is encoded by the exons ATGAGTGCTTCGACAGAAAAACTAATTGAATCTGTTAAAATTCATAGTATTCTATTCGACTTAGCTCACCAGGCCTACAAAAACATCAGAAAGAAGGATCAAGTATGGGAGGGGATAGGAAGATCGCTCGGATCTTCTG GAGATGACCTGAAGAGGAGATGGAAAAATTTAAGAGACTCCTACGCAAAGCATTTGCTGTCTGAAAAGACACACACGGGGCAACAATGCAAGGGAATTAATCGGTATAGAGTTTGGCCCTGGGCAAATCAGATGCAATTTTTGAGGCAGTACCTACAATTTTCCCCAACTGAATCAAACCTCACAGTGCTAGAGGCCGAGGATGTTGAAAAAGAATCGCCCATTGAAGATGGCGCCTTGGCAGAGACTCTCATACGTGACTCAGATGAGACTGAGGTGTCATCAGCACAAAAAGTGGAAGAAACAATGACTAGGAAGAACACCCCCACTCTGAAAAGGAAATACTAG